From a region of the Candidatus Bathyarchaeota archaeon genome:
- a CDS encoding CBS domain-containing protein, translated as MAEFGLRTRMLVKDVMSSPVVTVDEDETVDKVAQFMDVQRLGCIIVTDEEGRPLGIITERDLVTRVLAKNKLSSKLIAKDVMTSPLITINPDETLSNAARYMSRLNVRRLGVVYKGNLVGIISSKDVLAITPELIETIQEKTRIESGNMEETLESSPMAGYCDRCAQWSSRLKEVEGEFLCEDCFTDSGGEY; from the coding sequence GTGGCTGAATTCGGTTTAAGAACCCGAATGCTCGTCAAAGACGTCATGTCTAGCCCCGTCGTTACAGTTGACGAAGACGAGACGGTGGATAAAGTAGCTCAGTTTATGGATGTGCAACGGTTAGGCTGCATAATTGTAACTGACGAGGAAGGAAGACCTTTGGGAATAATTACTGAAAGAGATCTTGTAACACGAGTTCTAGCCAAGAACAAACTATCTAGCAAGCTTATTGCAAAAGACGTTATGACGTCGCCTTTGATCACTATAAACCCTGATGAAACTCTCAGTAACGCAGCAAGGTATATGAGCAGGCTAAACGTGCGGAGACTCGGCGTAGTTTACAAGGGCAACCTCGTAGGTATTATTTCAAGCAAAGATGTTTTAGCCATCACACCCGAACTCATAGAAACCATTCAAGAAAAAACTCGCATTGAAAGCGGAAACATGGAAGAAACGCTGGAAAGCTCTCCGATGGCTGGATACTGCGACCGCTGTGCACAATGGTCAAGTAGACTGAAGGAAGTAGAAGGCGAATTTCTCTGTGAGGACTGCTTCACCGACAGTGGAGGCGAGTATTAG
- a CDS encoding GNAT family N-acetyltransferase translates to MVGIFVIREKPDILYVSSLVVAPEFRRLGIATYMLDYAHKLAKQLGKEWLELSVLRVNIPTLRFTGSLASLKRKKKDGLSS, encoded by the coding sequence ATGGTTGGCATATTTGTCATCCGTGAAAAGCCTGATATTTTGTATGTCAGTAGCTTAGTTGTTGCCCCTGAATTCAGAAGACTTGGAATAGCCACATACATGTTAGACTATGCTCATAAATTGGCTAAGCAACTGGGCAAAGAATGGCTGGAACTTTCAGTTTTAAGGGTGAATATCCCTACGCTGCGTTTTACGGGAAGCTTGGCTTCGCTAAAACGAAAGAAAAAAGATGGTCTTTCATCTTAA
- a CDS encoding CBS domain-containing protein, protein MTIANSSVVTASLTTSVYDVVHIMAKAGFRRIPIVDPGTKRLQGIVTSTDMVSYLGGGEKFQIIQQKFKGSFFKAINEPIKSIIQPNPPSIRTTATIGDAIRLMKLHGVGGLPVVDNANRVWAIVTERDILSIFKGKISGVKVVDLMTKNVVTATTKTTIFEAGRTMVEKSFRRLPLVSDSKLAGIVTTMDIVRFFGSGEVFQHLRSGTILQVLQTPALKIGAKNLITIAPSEDLGEAARIMNEKNIGALLVVDGKWLVGIITERDFFKLISK, encoded by the coding sequence ATGACAATAGCGAATAGCTCAGTTGTCACGGCATCGCTTACAACTTCTGTTTACGATGTTGTTCATATTATGGCAAAGGCAGGATTCCGCCGCATACCCATCGTAGATCCAGGAACGAAGAGACTTCAAGGAATAGTTACGAGCACCGATATGGTCAGCTATCTAGGTGGAGGCGAAAAATTTCAGATAATTCAACAAAAATTCAAAGGGTCTTTCTTCAAAGCAATAAATGAACCAATTAAGTCGATTATCCAGCCAAACCCACCATCAATAAGAACCACAGCTACCATAGGCGACGCGATTAGACTTATGAAACTACACGGAGTAGGCGGCTTACCCGTAGTAGACAACGCAAACAGGGTGTGGGCGATTGTTACCGAAAGAGACATATTAAGCATTTTCAAGGGAAAAATCAGCGGAGTAAAAGTTGTAGATTTGATGACGAAAAACGTGGTCACAGCAACTACTAAAACTACAATTTTCGAAGCTGGAAGAACAATGGTGGAAAAGAGTTTTCGCCGTCTACCTCTTGTGTCTGACAGCAAACTTGCCGGCATAGTAACTACTATGGACATAGTTAGATTCTTCGGGTCTGGCGAAGTGTTTCAACATTTGCGCTCCGGAACTATCCTTCAAGTTCTCCAAACCCCCGCTTTGAAAATAGGCGCCAAAAACCTAATCACCATCGCTCCAAGTGAAGATTTAGGCGAAGCAGCAAGAATTATGAATGAAAAGAACATTGGTGCATTACTTGTTGTTGACGGCAAGTGGCTGGTCGGCATAATTACCGAACGCGACTTCTTCAAACTCATTAGCAAATAA
- a CDS encoding GNAT family N-acetyltransferase — MKRIKIQTLTLEDYDAIVELWKRAGLPFKPKGRDSKQMMEKQMNAFPEFFIGAFHDEKLVGVVIGSYEERMKGWINRLAVDPKYRRRGIAQQLINTIEKALEKRGVAIFCALIEVPNEESLGTFQKMGYKAHKGILYISKRKSEDI; from the coding sequence TTGAAACGAATAAAAATTCAAACGCTAACGTTAGAAGATTACGACGCCATAGTTGAGCTTTGGAAACGAGCAGGCTTACCATTTAAGCCAAAAGGCAGAGATAGCAAGCAGATGATGGAGAAGCAGATGAATGCTTTCCCAGAGTTTTTCATCGGCGCATTCCACGACGAAAAGCTTGTGGGAGTTGTGATTGGCAGTTACGAAGAGAGAATGAAGGGATGGATAAACCGTCTGGCAGTAGATCCTAAATATAGACGAAGAGGAATCGCCCAGCAGCTTATTAACACTATAGAGAAAGCCTTAGAAAAACGCGGCGTCGCAATTTTTTGTGCGCTGATTGAAGTCCCGAACGAAGAATCACTCGGTACGTTTCAAAAAATGGGATATAAAGCTCACAAGGGTATTCTCTATATTTCCAAACGGAAAAGCGAAGATATCTGA
- a CDS encoding DUF3795 domain-containing protein gives MSQYEKESELVAYCGIYCRLCDYYTGRIRDSVENLLEIFKSHAELKLFSDTAKAFDFENFVKGLEWLSNEISPCVGGCRGGGGWEDCPLRKCCIERGVKLCYECNDFPCETLKKFPKRVKELNEIRNMGLESWIKRTLEQT, from the coding sequence ATGAGCCAATATGAGAAAGAAAGTGAACTTGTTGCTTATTGTGGTATTTATTGTCGTTTATGTGATTACTACACTGGAAGAATCAGAGATTCTGTTGAAAATCTACTGGAGATTTTTAAAAGTCATGCCGAATTGAAACTTTTTTCTGATACCGCAAAGGCTTTTGACTTTGAGAATTTTGTTAAGGGTTTAGAATGGCTTTCTAACGAGATCTCTCCTTGCGTTGGCGGTTGCCGGGGCGGAGGAGGTTGGGAAGACTGCCCTTTACGTAAATGTTGTATTGAAAGAGGTGTTAAGCTCTGTTATGAGTGTAATGATTTTCCTTGTGAGACGTTGAAGAAATTTCCCAAACGTGTTAAGGAGCTAAATGAAATTAGGAATATGGGGCTAGAAAGCTGGATTAAAAGAACGTTGGAGCAAACTTGA
- a CDS encoding CBS domain-containing protein, giving the protein MRTASPTVEASIRRADCLLVKELMNHSYPSLYAGELATKARAALRNRDLRVLPIIDEKKRLVGTLSHRNIMTVTSSISPIHNKGIMTIPLFVATMDMDALQALREMNRLDKWYIAVVKTSQDKTYMGMLGLENFIAAFLKKESPKLSAPVFEIMSRKIVTCSPEDEIDNVWRGMLERKFSSCPIVRKKRLMGIVTQADMLDSGSFFPAFEAKKGRFKKSSKVSSVMKTSVFSLKPTTTVREAAELLLKKNVGQLPVVDEKGELVGIVDREDVVKSLV; this is encoded by the coding sequence GTGAGGACTGCTTCACCGACAGTGGAGGCGAGTATTAGAAGGGCTGATTGTTTGCTCGTTAAGGAACTAATGAACCACAGCTATCCCTCACTCTATGCAGGCGAGCTTGCAACAAAAGCAAGAGCGGCCCTCCGTAACCGAGACTTGAGAGTTCTACCAATAATTGACGAGAAAAAACGCCTAGTCGGCACTCTTTCACACCGCAACATCATGACCGTGACCTCCTCCATCTCACCTATACACAATAAAGGAATTATGACCATACCACTCTTCGTTGCCACTATGGATATGGACGCTCTGCAAGCTTTGAGAGAAATGAATCGCCTTGACAAATGGTACATTGCCGTGGTTAAAACTTCACAAGACAAAACTTACATGGGAATGTTAGGACTAGAAAACTTTATCGCTGCCTTTTTGAAAAAAGAGTCTCCAAAACTTTCGGCACCTGTCTTTGAAATTATGTCAAGGAAAATAGTTACTTGCTCGCCAGAAGACGAAATTGACAATGTCTGGCGTGGGATGCTGGAACGCAAATTTTCCAGCTGCCCAATTGTGAGGAAAAAAAGGTTGATGGGCATCGTCACTCAAGCTGACATGCTTGACAGCGGTTCATTCTTCCCCGCGTTCGAGGCAAAGAAAGGCAGATTCAAAAAATCTTCAAAGGTTTCCTCTGTCATGAAAACATCTGTATTTTCTCTTAAACCCACGACGACGGTGAGAGAGGCTGCTGAACTCTTGCTTAAGAAGAACGTTGGACAGCTGCCTGTTGTTGACGAGAAAGGCGAGCTTGTAGGCATAGTTGATCGAGAAGATGTAGTAAAATCACTTGTTTGA
- a CDS encoding dihydroorotase family protein has protein sequence MTVEMVLHNAKVYVKGEIVDAGIAVDEGRIVKVAKETNLPSASDKINLDRCLALPGLIDVHVHLRGQLQAYGEDFFTGTAAAAAGGFASVLDMPNNEPVTMNSASLRERARVAERSIVANVGFISAFPPSLKEISRVVKEGAIAFKLYLTAQIGGLDVDDDEALLDAFSKVGELGVPVAVHAEDRKAVEAVAGAEQRFGHEGVEAYLKAHTPEVEDKAVERILRLARKSDVQIHFCHISSKKVVVVVNDARKNGLKVSCEATPHHILLTAEDLKRQGTMLLTTPPVRNRNIVGALWSAVKNGQIDIVASDHAPHLITEKTADSVWDVKPGIPGLETSLPLLLTKVNEGQLTIHDLVRLTAEKPAEIFHLNGHGFLEESYDANITVVDLHRRGKIDASKFYSKAKYSPFDGWRVRGMPVKTFVGGRLVMDNGEVVAEAGVGRILRSRALR, from the coding sequence TTGACAGTTGAAATGGTTCTCCACAACGCGAAGGTCTACGTTAAAGGCGAAATTGTAGATGCTGGAATTGCAGTTGACGAGGGTAGGATAGTTAAGGTTGCAAAGGAAACAAATTTACCTTCTGCATCTGACAAAATTAACTTAGATAGATGTTTGGCGCTTCCTGGCTTGATTGATGTACATGTTCATCTCCGTGGTCAACTGCAAGCGTATGGGGAAGACTTCTTCACTGGAACCGCAGCTGCTGCTGCAGGCGGTTTCGCGTCGGTTCTTGATATGCCTAACAACGAGCCAGTTACTATGAATTCTGCCTCTCTTAGAGAACGGGCTAGGGTGGCTGAGCGCAGCATAGTGGCAAACGTGGGTTTCATTTCTGCATTTCCCCCAAGCCTAAAAGAGATTAGTAGAGTGGTTAAAGAAGGGGCGATAGCTTTCAAACTGTACCTCACCGCGCAGATAGGTGGGCTTGACGTTGATGACGACGAAGCCTTATTAGACGCTTTCAGCAAAGTTGGTGAACTTGGGGTGCCTGTGGCAGTTCACGCCGAAGACAGAAAAGCGGTAGAGGCTGTTGCAGGAGCAGAACAGAGGTTTGGACATGAGGGTGTAGAAGCGTATCTTAAAGCTCACACGCCTGAAGTGGAGGATAAAGCGGTTGAAAGAATTCTCAGACTCGCCCGCAAGTCTGATGTGCAAATTCATTTCTGTCACATAAGCTCTAAAAAAGTAGTCGTCGTCGTTAATGACGCAAGAAAAAACGGGCTGAAAGTTAGCTGTGAAGCTACGCCCCACCACATTTTGTTGACAGCTGAAGACTTGAAGCGACAAGGAACAATGTTGCTAACCACTCCTCCAGTGAGAAACAGAAACATTGTAGGGGCGCTTTGGAGCGCCGTGAAAAACGGTCAAATTGACATCGTAGCGTCCGACCATGCGCCACACTTGATAACCGAGAAAACGGCGGATTCTGTCTGGGACGTGAAACCAGGTATTCCCGGGCTTGAAACGTCTTTGCCGTTGCTTTTAACAAAGGTGAATGAAGGGCAACTTACCATACACGATTTAGTGAGGTTGACTGCGGAAAAGCCGGCGGAAATTTTTCACCTTAATGGACATGGTTTCTTGGAAGAGAGTTACGACGCCAACATCACAGTTGTTGATTTGCATCGTCGAGGTAAGATTGATGCGAGCAAATTTTATTCGAAGGCGAAGTATTCTCCTTTTGATGGGTGGCGGGTGAGGGGTATGCCTGTGAAAACTTTTGTGGGTGGACGGTTGGTTATGGACAACGGAGAAGTTGTTGCTGAGGCTGGAGTTGGCAGAATCTTGCGCAGCAGAGCTTTAAGATAA